One stretch of Hevea brasiliensis isolate MT/VB/25A 57/8 chromosome 12, ASM3005281v1, whole genome shotgun sequence DNA includes these proteins:
- the LOC110632637 gene encoding uncharacterized protein LOC110632637, translating to MAGPGSSMLYSILLFIVILSLQEMYRGKLASTELFTILGGFISSFLFLVLLTFIGNFQETCGMKTGWGTVVLAEAIALIAAGTVHRVCITTCFLFSVGLLYEVNKLSGMILSKSESKTRRH from the exons ATGGCAGGGCCAGGAAGCTCCATGTTGTATTCTATTCTTTTGTTCATTGTCATTCTCTCGCTTCAAGAGATGTATCGAGGCAAGTTAGCATCAACAGAGTTGTTTACCATACTTGGAGGCTTCATCAGTTCTTTCCTATTTCTTGTGCTGCTAACA TTCATTGGGAATTTCCAGGAAACATGTGGCATGAAGACTGGGTGGGGCACAG TGGTATTAGCAGAAGCCATTGCTCTGATTGCGGCTGGCACTGTTCATCGTGTTTGCATCACAACATG TTTCTTGTTCTCAGTGGGACTACTGTACGAGGTCAACAAGCTTTCAGGGATGATACTTTCAAAAAGTGAATCTAAAACAAGGAGGCACTAG